A genomic region of Prosthecobacter sp. contains the following coding sequences:
- a CDS encoding FtsX-like permease family protein yields the protein MNSAPLFLALRYLRPTRSFISVITVISMLGVMLGVGVLVFVMSVFSGWQREFRQMLIGFEPHAMVQPMNSRDDAPQSPDWRELRKTLAARPEVVSAVPVAEGVVVVENEGNLQGVSVIGMADEADNGLLQKLRKHLKEGKFDLQGDSIVLSDKFARDIGAKIGDTLVVHAADSVNQFIRQVREIPEDTEEKKRAEALDNVTVLSKDLTLVATLRADTAGLRGYVPLHIAQEFFNLESNVSGIELELKDPDNAEPLMDAIYRSGAIPETWGWRTWMQEHGMMLESVENQRTMMWFLLLFIMLVAAICVMNTTITVTVKKRREIGILTALGTRAWQIIAIFVSQAGIVALFGVVAGLGGGFFFLSIRNNLRDLISKLTGRDIFPQDIYFLSSIPAHTNLGDLLTICTTAVALCLMAALVPAWFAARVDPAVALRDGG from the coding sequence TTGAACTCCGCCCCCCTATTCCTCGCCCTGCGCTACCTGCGGCCCACGCGTTCGTTCATCTCGGTCATCACCGTGATCTCGATGCTCGGCGTCATGCTCGGCGTCGGCGTGCTGGTGTTTGTGATGTCCGTGTTCAGCGGCTGGCAGCGCGAGTTCCGGCAGATGCTCATCGGCTTCGAGCCGCATGCCATGGTGCAGCCGATGAACTCGCGTGACGACGCCCCCCAATCACCGGACTGGCGCGAGCTGCGCAAAACCCTCGCCGCGCGTCCCGAGGTCGTTTCCGCCGTGCCGGTGGCGGAAGGCGTCGTCGTCGTCGAGAACGAGGGCAATCTGCAAGGCGTCAGCGTCATCGGCATGGCGGATGAAGCGGACAACGGCCTGCTGCAAAAGCTCCGCAAGCACCTCAAGGAGGGCAAGTTCGACCTCCAGGGCGATTCCATCGTCCTGAGCGACAAATTCGCCCGCGACATCGGCGCGAAAATCGGCGACACGCTCGTCGTGCATGCGGCGGACAGCGTGAACCAGTTCATCCGGCAGGTGCGCGAGATTCCCGAGGACACCGAGGAGAAAAAACGCGCCGAAGCGCTCGACAACGTCACCGTGCTGTCGAAAGACCTCACCCTTGTCGCCACACTGCGAGCCGACACCGCCGGGTTGCGTGGTTACGTGCCGCTGCACATCGCGCAGGAGTTCTTCAACCTCGAAAGCAATGTCAGCGGCATCGAGCTGGAGTTGAAGGACCCGGACAACGCCGAACCGCTCATGGACGCGATCTACCGCTCCGGCGCGATCCCCGAGACCTGGGGCTGGCGCACCTGGATGCAGGAGCATGGCATGATGCTCGAATCCGTCGAAAACCAGCGCACCATGATGTGGTTCCTGCTGCTCTTCATCATGCTCGTCGCCGCCATCTGCGTGATGAACACCACCATCACGGTGACGGTGAAAAAGCGCCGCGAGATCGGCATCCTCACCGCCCTCGGCACGCGCGCCTGGCAGATCATCGCCATCTTCGTGTCACAAGCCGGCATCGTCGCTCTCTTCGGCGTCGTGGCCGGCCTTGGCGGCGGATTCTTCTTCCTCAGCATCCGCAACAACCTGCGCGATCTCATCTCGAAGCTCACCGGCCGCGACATCTTCCCGCAAGATATCTATTTCCTCTCCAGCATCCCCGCCCACACCAACCTCGGCGACCTCCTCACCATCTGCACCACCGCCGTCGCCCTCTGCCTCATGGCCGCGCTGGTGCCCGCATGGTTCGCGGCGCGTGTTGATCCGGCGGTGGCGTTAAGGGATGGTGGTTAA
- a CDS encoding DUF3592 domain-containing protein has product MSSNAVRPVKQFSGGCAMLFGLPFIVAGLAIGWFLYFPVISTWWSARGWEEVPCWIENAEMKATRGSKGGTTYKTEASYRYQYHGRTYHSEEVSLSGGSDNIGDFQERAHAQIRAFEGKDRPFRCYVNPAKPEQAVLFRELRWGLMLMMSVFPMVFPLAGFAVSIGAGWEARKAGVGRKLEAQHPGEPWRWRPEWSGETIQASKNGLPFILGIAGWILLVQAPLALAIIVSGELSQSPLAALALLPSLLALIPLSLAWKRYKTRQALGKPSLWLKQTPVSPGHTLEGELRLDRVLSPREVIQVRLLCQRKITRRAGKGISTVTETIWEHTETLSAGEARREMSGVALPLRIEIPRGLPCAIVEDAAFITGGGERHEWSLEVRSASGGKAAVLPLPVFVTGEEVKLAESDSSHEVEVIAPSTEQLVERMKIRGVHAEFDAAGIPTLIDCPPGRFRAFSIFLLIFGAIWLTVFLVMASKGAPWIFRIIWGITSPLIIGGGLWTLLHRRLVEITADELRIQHSVGPFYSWKETYAPRHFVGFTHDTNMQSGNQFYYRVRAETTFGKTKTLIDGITESVTAETLAKRLEDWRKRG; this is encoded by the coding sequence ATGTCCTCAAACGCCGTGCGTCCCGTGAAACAGTTCAGCGGCGGTTGTGCGATGCTGTTTGGCCTGCCATTCATCGTCGCCGGCCTGGCCATCGGCTGGTTTCTGTACTTTCCAGTGATCAGCACCTGGTGGTCGGCTCGCGGCTGGGAGGAGGTGCCGTGCTGGATTGAAAATGCGGAGATGAAAGCCACACGCGGAAGCAAAGGCGGCACCACCTACAAGACGGAGGCGAGTTATCGCTATCAATACCATGGCCGTACCTATCACAGCGAGGAAGTGAGCCTCTCCGGCGGCTCGGACAACATCGGTGACTTTCAAGAGAGGGCGCACGCGCAGATCCGTGCTTTCGAGGGGAAGGACCGTCCGTTCCGTTGCTATGTGAATCCGGCGAAGCCGGAGCAGGCGGTGCTGTTTCGTGAGCTGCGCTGGGGGTTGATGCTGATGATGTCCGTCTTCCCGATGGTTTTTCCGCTCGCAGGCTTCGCCGTCTCAATCGGCGCCGGATGGGAGGCGCGGAAGGCCGGCGTTGGCAGAAAACTGGAGGCGCAGCATCCTGGTGAACCGTGGCGCTGGCGGCCAGAATGGAGCGGAGAGACGATCCAGGCCTCGAAGAACGGCCTGCCCTTCATTCTCGGCATCGCGGGCTGGATCCTGCTGGTGCAGGCACCGCTGGCGCTGGCGATCATCGTCAGCGGTGAGTTGTCGCAATCACCTTTGGCCGCGCTGGCGCTGCTGCCATCGCTGCTGGCCTTGATTCCTTTATCGCTGGCCTGGAAACGCTACAAAACGCGGCAGGCACTCGGCAAACCGTCGCTCTGGCTCAAACAAACGCCGGTCAGCCCTGGACACACGTTGGAAGGCGAACTGCGCTTGGATCGCGTGCTCTCGCCACGTGAGGTCATCCAAGTGCGGCTGCTCTGCCAGCGCAAGATCACGCGCCGTGCCGGTAAAGGCATCTCCACCGTGACCGAGACGATCTGGGAGCACACGGAGACGCTTTCCGCCGGGGAAGCGCGGCGGGAGATGAGCGGCGTGGCGTTGCCGCTGCGCATCGAGATTCCGCGCGGTCTGCCGTGCGCCATCGTCGAGGACGCCGCCTTCATCACCGGTGGTGGCGAACGGCATGAGTGGAGCCTCGAAGTCAGGTCCGCCAGCGGTGGCAAGGCCGCTGTGCTGCCGCTGCCCGTGTTTGTCACCGGCGAGGAGGTGAAACTCGCCGAATCTGACTCGAGCCACGAGGTCGAGGTCATCGCGCCGAGCACGGAGCAGTTGGTGGAGCGGATGAAAATACGCGGTGTGCATGCGGAGTTCGACGCGGCGGGCATTCCGACGCTGATCGACTGCCCGCCGGGCCGTTTTCGCGCCTTCAGCATCTTCCTGCTCATCTTTGGTGCCATCTGGCTCACCGTTTTTCTTGTCATGGCAAGCAAGGGCGCGCCGTGGATCTTCCGCATCATCTGGGGCATCACCTCGCCGCTGATCATCGGCGGCGGATTGTGGACGCTGCTGCACCGGCGGCTGGTCGAGATCACGGCGGATGAGCTGCGCATTCAGCATAGCGTCGGTCCCTTTTACTCCTGGAAAGAAACGTATGCGCCGCGCCACTTCGTCGGCTTCACGCATGACACGAACATGCAGTCCGGCAACCAGTTCTACTACCGCGTCCGCGCCGAGACGACCTTCGGCAAAACCAAGACGCTCATCGATGGCATCACCGAATCCGTCACGGCGGAGACGCTGGCGAAGCGACTGGAGGATTGGCGGAAGCGTGGGTGA
- a CDS encoding TIGR02206 family membrane protein, which yields MPPQFHPFGTSHHVVLVLTAVLLGLMLVIARTRFASAAEKTLGTVLLLVYPATLTGHAWVGSLNAQTLLPLQYCDIACLAGGIALWTRRQFFCEIVYFFGIAGTSQGLITPALQFDFPDPRFFAFFALHSGVTIAAVYVVTGLRYRPAPGAVWRIMTFSVSWYAVTAVINVMLGTNYAFQCAKPVNASLFDQLGPWPWYNFSTIGLGVVFYSVLYLPFAFRKPTP from the coding sequence ATGCCCCCCCAGTTTCACCCTTTCGGCACCTCGCACCATGTGGTGCTCGTTCTCACGGCCGTGCTGCTCGGGTTGATGCTGGTCATCGCACGAACGCGGTTCGCGAGCGCGGCGGAAAAAACACTCGGCACCGTGCTGCTGCTGGTTTATCCCGCCACGCTCACAGGCCATGCGTGGGTCGGCTCGCTCAATGCGCAGACGCTGCTGCCGCTGCAATACTGCGACATCGCCTGCCTTGCGGGAGGCATCGCCCTCTGGACGCGCCGGCAGTTCTTCTGCGAGATCGTGTACTTCTTCGGCATCGCGGGAACGTCCCAAGGCCTCATCACTCCAGCACTGCAGTTTGATTTTCCCGATCCACGGTTCTTCGCCTTCTTCGCGCTGCACAGCGGGGTGACGATCGCGGCGGTTTATGTCGTGACCGGTTTGCGCTACCGCCCCGCCCCCGGCGCGGTATGGCGGATCATGACGTTCTCCGTGTCCTGGTATGCCGTCACGGCCGTGATCAATGTCATGCTGGGCACCAACTACGCCTTCCAGTGCGCGAAACCGGTGAATGCGAGCCTGTTTGACCAGCTCGGCCCATGGCCGTGGTACAACTTCAGCACGATCGGTCTCGGCGTGGTGTTTTACTCCGTGCTCTACCTGCCCTTCGCCTTCCGCAAACCCACGCCTTGA
- the speA gene encoding biosynthetic arginine decarboxylase: protein MKAPAWSIEESADLYGIHEWGHDYFDISKQGEVVVKLKDGKKTKPVSLASIVKGLRERGTQLPLLIRFGDLLRWRIDELNEGFASAIKEGKYQGVYRGVYPIKVNQQQEVIEEITRYGRKYHYGLEAGSKPELIAALSYMHDPEAYIVCNGYKDEEFIDLALYAQKMGLQVILVLEMPTELDLILQRCKKMGVRPTLGVRFRLSAESAGHWSGSGGDASMFGLNISQLMHVVDQLRDKGMLDCLRMLHYHQGSQIPNIRAIRQAVTEATRVYVGLVQEGARMGILDLGGGLAISYDGLKGATEGSSNYGTKEYCADIIEAITEVTAEAGVPHPDLITESGRAIVAYYSVLIINILDINRFEPREGIADVELDKDAPALLRNLYELRIDAEKNANKTSRDRLQEIYNDAVYYRDKLRSEFNYGKVNLRERAHGEELYWDILTWVSTMREKCEHDGSQMERLDTILTDFYYGNFSVFQSLPDLWAIDQIFPVMPIHRLKEKPTRNAVLSDITCDSDGKIDKFAHSSGINPSLPLHDPEIEKGHEYMLGIFLVGAYQETLGDLHNLLGDTNVVSVRVDNGKVKYSRELEGDSVSEVLSYVEYDPKDMLTRFRNLAESAVISRRITATERREIMESFEAGLRGYTYFES, encoded by the coding sequence ATGAAAGCCCCCGCCTGGTCCATCGAAGAAAGCGCCGACCTCTATGGCATCCACGAATGGGGACATGACTACTTCGACATTTCCAAGCAAGGCGAGGTCGTGGTGAAGTTGAAGGACGGCAAGAAGACGAAGCCCGTCTCGCTCGCCTCCATCGTCAAAGGCCTGCGCGAGCGCGGCACGCAGCTCCCGCTGCTCATCCGTTTCGGCGATCTGCTGCGCTGGCGCATCGACGAGCTGAACGAGGGCTTCGCTTCCGCGATCAAGGAAGGCAAATACCAGGGCGTCTATCGCGGCGTGTATCCCATCAAGGTGAACCAGCAGCAGGAAGTCATCGAGGAGATCACCCGCTACGGTCGCAAGTATCACTACGGTCTTGAGGCCGGCAGCAAGCCGGAGCTGATCGCCGCACTGAGCTACATGCATGACCCGGAGGCCTACATCGTCTGCAACGGCTACAAGGACGAGGAGTTCATCGACCTCGCGCTGTACGCACAAAAGATGGGCCTGCAGGTCATCCTCGTGCTCGAAATGCCCACCGAGCTGGATTTGATCCTCCAGCGCTGCAAAAAAATGGGCGTGCGTCCGACCCTCGGCGTGCGCTTCCGCCTCAGCGCGGAAAGCGCCGGCCACTGGAGCGGCTCCGGCGGCGATGCCAGCATGTTCGGCCTCAACATCTCGCAGCTCATGCACGTCGTCGATCAGTTGCGCGACAAAGGCATGCTCGACTGCCTGCGCATGCTTCATTATCACCAAGGCTCGCAGATCCCCAACATCCGCGCCATCCGCCAGGCCGTGACGGAAGCGACACGCGTTTACGTCGGCCTCGTGCAGGAAGGCGCGCGCATGGGCATCCTCGATCTCGGCGGCGGTCTCGCCATCAGCTACGACGGCCTCAAAGGCGCCACCGAAGGCAGCAGCAACTACGGCACCAAGGAATACTGCGCCGACATCATCGAGGCGATCACCGAAGTCACCGCCGAGGCCGGCGTGCCGCATCCTGATCTCATCACCGAGTCCGGCCGCGCCATCGTGGCCTACTACTCCGTTTTGATCATCAACATCCTCGACATCAACCGCTTTGAGCCGCGTGAAGGCATCGCCGATGTCGAACTCGACAAGGACGCCCCTGCCCTGCTGCGCAATCTCTACGAACTCCGCATCGATGCAGAAAAGAACGCCAACAAGACCTCACGCGACCGCCTGCAGGAGATCTACAACGACGCCGTCTATTACCGCGACAAGCTGCGCAGCGAGTTCAACTACGGCAAAGTGAACCTGCGCGAGCGTGCGCATGGTGAAGAACTCTATTGGGACATCCTCACCTGGGTTTCCACCATGCGTGAAAAATGCGAGCACGACGGCAGCCAGATGGAGCGCCTCGACACCATCCTCACCGATTTCTATTACGGCAACTTCAGCGTGTTCCAAAGCCTGCCGGACTTGTGGGCCATCGACCAGATCTTCCCGGTCATGCCGATTCATCGCCTCAAGGAAAAACCCACGCGCAATGCCGTGCTCTCCGACATCACCTGCGACAGCGACGGCAAGATCGACAAATTCGCCCACTCCAGCGGCATCAACCCCAGCCTCCCGCTGCACGATCCGGAAATCGAGAAAGGCCACGAGTACATGCTCGGCATCTTCCTCGTCGGCGCGTATCAGGAAACCCTCGGCGACCTCCACAACCTCCTCGGCGACACCAATGTCGTCAGCGTTCGCGTGGACAACGGCAAGGTGAAGTACAGCCGCGAACTTGAAGGTGACAGCGTCTCCGAAGTGCTCAGCTACGTCGAATACGACCCCAAAGACATGCTCACCCGTTTCCGCAACCTCGCCGAAAGCGCCGTCATCTCCCGCCGCATCACCGCCACCGAGCGCCGTGAGATCATGGAGAGCTTCGAGGCCGGTCTGCGCGGCTACACGTATTTCGAGAGCTAA
- the aat gene encoding leucyl/phenylalanyl-tRNA--protein transferase produces the protein MPKIEPVDLLNAYCEGAFPMGEDDGSISWYRPKMRGILPVAEFHVPRRFERYLKQHPFEVRWNTAFGDVIRGCADREETWITDTIMDTYEELHRLGFAHCAEVWRDGKLRGGVYGVSIGGAFFGESMFSREPQASKVALTHLQWRLHQRGYLLHDTQWTTPHLAMFGGHEIPCAQYLELLQRAILRKATFA, from the coding sequence ATGCCGAAAATCGAGCCTGTGGACCTGCTGAACGCCTACTGCGAGGGCGCCTTCCCGATGGGGGAGGACGACGGTTCCATCTCGTGGTACCGGCCGAAAATGCGCGGCATCCTGCCGGTGGCGGAGTTTCATGTGCCGAGGCGGTTCGAGCGTTATTTGAAGCAGCATCCCTTCGAAGTGCGCTGGAACACGGCGTTTGGCGATGTGATCCGTGGTTGTGCGGACCGTGAGGAGACATGGATCACGGACACGATCATGGACACCTACGAGGAGCTTCATCGTCTGGGCTTTGCGCATTGCGCTGAAGTCTGGCGTGATGGCAAGCTGCGTGGCGGCGTGTATGGCGTGAGCATCGGCGGGGCGTTTTTTGGCGAGTCGATGTTCAGCCGCGAGCCGCAGGCGTCGAAGGTGGCGCTCACGCATCTGCAATGGCGTCTCCACCAGCGCGGCTACCTGCTGCATGACACGCAATGGACCACGCCGCATCTCGCGATGTTCGGCGGGCACGAAATCCCCTGCGCGCAGTATTTGGAACTGCTCCAGCGGGCGATCCTGCGGAAGGCGACGTTTGCATGA